Proteins encoded by one window of Anguilla rostrata isolate EN2019 chromosome 9, ASM1855537v3, whole genome shotgun sequence:
- the si:ch211-266i6.3 gene encoding cytoskeleton-associated protein 2 isoform X1 — protein MSSEVSCSTTEPRHKNMESHAAKKKTIPLDIENKAMDPVIQMAVGTKRNNKENTKPASGHSVSVTKKVHKKTTAGSTAPLRSKNDKNGENLGEELKKPTTQTVQEAKTQPSGKGDAVKRRQTLSQAFLSQHALQQRKLAAEVAKPPASVPPKPLLGAYKGRVIQSKVNSFRKPTGGSGEAEPTAAMTKQSQPKGSSKPQAAIGMRGKTPAVVPRLSTLKASAAQNSRSKSVSSNAPAPAAKPAPSATAPRVTNSRARLQSAPGKLAKSRVMAPPARQTSGPEAAAHPGSSRSTVTAKKKEMPQVSESKAKLVVAATDNKAPKPPASRSLSQYRMAIETADERKAKLAEWLASKGKTLKRPPIASALPQTVSRAAPSKSLPKPEAVTEAGDNPETEPVTQRDSDPEIPLVQQPESSPEADAKPESDPKGAPETAPFSSSDIMNTTLDLLENSEMDLPVDPEIRMTDVVVNLCKVMEAMQGPSSSENDAQVQGDGEGRILEMDNQMDTLAETSKEEADLESEMHGTEEVKAEGKSSVKKSVKMECADEMDDDEEDQSETAPEGASVVRYSVKTTPYLQSMKQRIQSEAAASGSGGKRRSAIKDLKFLTPVRRSVRIQRESGRLPGMLADHDPCVASLAELVRLDDDANAYIYRKNPALLEDLPDQPEGQGRF, from the exons ATGTCTTCTGAAGTTTCTTGCAGCACCACAG AGCCAAGGCATAAAAACATGGAGTCCCACGcagccaaaaagaaaactattcCTTTAGATATTGAAAACAAAGCAATGGACCCTGTAATTCAAATGGCTGTGGGAACTAAAAGG AACAACAAAGAGAACACAAAACCGGCAAGCGGGCACAGCGTGTCTGTGACAAAGaaagtgcacaaaaaaacaacggCGGGCTCAACTGCCCCTCTGAGAtccaaaaatgataaaaatggtGAGAATTTGGGAGAAGAGCTGAAGAAGCCCACGACCCAGACTGTGCAGGAGGCGAAGACGCAACCTTCAGGTAAAGGGGATGCTGTGAAGAGGCGCCAGACTCTCAGCCAGGCCTTTCTATCCCAGCACGCTCTCCAGCAGAGGAAGCTAGCGGCGGAGGTGGCTAAGCCCCCAGCCTCCGTGCCACCCAAACCCCTCCTTGGTGCTTACAAAGGCAGGGTTATCCAGTCCAAAGTCAACTCTTTCAGGAAGCCGACAGGGGGCAGCGGAGAGGCGGAGCCCACGGCTGCCATGACGAAGCAGTCTCAGCCGAAAGGCAGCAGTAAGCCCCAGGCTGCGATTGGAATGAGAGGGAAAACGCCCGCTGTAGTACCCAGGCTTTCCACGTTGAAGGCGTCTGCAGCTCAGAACTCCAGGTCCAAGAGCGTGTCCAGTAACGCGCCCGCACCTGCGGCCAAACCGGCACCGAGCGCTACCGCTCCCAGAGTAACCAACTCAAGGGCTCGGCTGCAGTCTGCTCCTGGGAAGCTGGCCAAAAGCCGCGTGATGGCTCCTCCAGCCAGACAGACTTCAGGGCCTGAAGCCGCAGCCCATCCTGGCTCCAGCAGGTCCACTGTAACCGCAAAGAAGAAGGAGATGCCGCAGGTCAGCGAATCCAAGGCAAAGCTGGTGGTGGCAGCAACTGACAACAAAGCCCCTAAACCTCCAGCTAGCCGCTCTTTGAGCCAGTACAGGATGGCTATAGAGACTGCGGATGAAAGGAA GGCAAAGCTGGCCGAGTGGCTTGCATCCAAGGGAAAAACTCTGAAAAGGCCACCGATTGCATCGGCTCTGCCACAGACCGTTTCAAGAGCAGCTCCTTCTAAATCATTACCAAAACCTGAAGCAGTCACCGAGGCCGGAGACAATCCAGAAACGGAACCCGTCACTCAACGGGATTCCGATCCGGAAATTCCCCTGGTACAACAGCCCGAATCCAGCCCTGAAGCAGATGCGAAGCCTGAATCTGACCCTAAAGGAGCACCCGAGACTGCTCCCTTTTCCAGCTCAGACATTATGAACACTACCCTGGACTTGCTGGAGAACTCAGAAATGGACCTGCCAGTGGATCCAGAAATCAGAATGACTGAC GTGGTTGTTAATCTTTGCAAAGTCATGGAAGCCATGCAGGGTCCCTCATCCAGCGAGAACG ATGCACAGGTCCAAGGAGATGGTGAAGGAAGGATTTTGGAGATGGATAACCAGATGGATACGCTGGCAGAGACGAGTAAAGAGGAAGCCGATTTGGAAAGCGAGATGCATGGAACAGAGGAAGTGAAGGCCGAAGGAAAGAGCTCGGTGAAGAAAAGCGTGAAAATGGAGTGCGCGGATGAGATGGACGACGATGAGGAGGATCAGAGTGAAACCGCACCGGAGGGAGCGTCGGTGGTGAGGTACAGCGTGAAGACCACGCCCTACCTGCAGAG CATGAAGCAGCGGATCCAGAGCGAGGCGGCGGCGTCGGGCAGCGGGGGGAAGCGTAGAAGCGCCATCAAAGACCTGAAGTTCCTGACGCCAGTGCGGCGCTCGGTCCGGATCCAGCGCGAGTCCGGCCGGCTGCCGGGGATGCTGGCGGACCACGACCCCTGCGTGGCGTCGCTGGCCGAACTCGTCCGGCTGGATGACGACGCCAACGCCTACATCTACAGGAAGAACCCCGCCCTGCTGGAGGACCTGCCCGACCAGCCAGAGGGCCAGGGGAGGTTCTGa
- the si:ch211-266i6.3 gene encoding cytoskeleton-associated protein 2 isoform X2, with protein sequence MESHAAKKKTIPLDIENKAMDPVIQMAVGTKRNNKENTKPASGHSVSVTKKVHKKTTAGSTAPLRSKNDKNGENLGEELKKPTTQTVQEAKTQPSGKGDAVKRRQTLSQAFLSQHALQQRKLAAEVAKPPASVPPKPLLGAYKGRVIQSKVNSFRKPTGGSGEAEPTAAMTKQSQPKGSSKPQAAIGMRGKTPAVVPRLSTLKASAAQNSRSKSVSSNAPAPAAKPAPSATAPRVTNSRARLQSAPGKLAKSRVMAPPARQTSGPEAAAHPGSSRSTVTAKKKEMPQVSESKAKLVVAATDNKAPKPPASRSLSQYRMAIETADERKAKLAEWLASKGKTLKRPPIASALPQTVSRAAPSKSLPKPEAVTEAGDNPETEPVTQRDSDPEIPLVQQPESSPEADAKPESDPKGAPETAPFSSSDIMNTTLDLLENSEMDLPVDPEIRMTDVVVNLCKVMEAMQGPSSSENDAQVQGDGEGRILEMDNQMDTLAETSKEEADLESEMHGTEEVKAEGKSSVKKSVKMECADEMDDDEEDQSETAPEGASVVRYSVKTTPYLQSMKQRIQSEAAASGSGGKRRSAIKDLKFLTPVRRSVRIQRESGRLPGMLADHDPCVASLAELVRLDDDANAYIYRKNPALLEDLPDQPEGQGRF encoded by the exons ATGGAGTCCCACGcagccaaaaagaaaactattcCTTTAGATATTGAAAACAAAGCAATGGACCCTGTAATTCAAATGGCTGTGGGAACTAAAAGG AACAACAAAGAGAACACAAAACCGGCAAGCGGGCACAGCGTGTCTGTGACAAAGaaagtgcacaaaaaaacaacggCGGGCTCAACTGCCCCTCTGAGAtccaaaaatgataaaaatggtGAGAATTTGGGAGAAGAGCTGAAGAAGCCCACGACCCAGACTGTGCAGGAGGCGAAGACGCAACCTTCAGGTAAAGGGGATGCTGTGAAGAGGCGCCAGACTCTCAGCCAGGCCTTTCTATCCCAGCACGCTCTCCAGCAGAGGAAGCTAGCGGCGGAGGTGGCTAAGCCCCCAGCCTCCGTGCCACCCAAACCCCTCCTTGGTGCTTACAAAGGCAGGGTTATCCAGTCCAAAGTCAACTCTTTCAGGAAGCCGACAGGGGGCAGCGGAGAGGCGGAGCCCACGGCTGCCATGACGAAGCAGTCTCAGCCGAAAGGCAGCAGTAAGCCCCAGGCTGCGATTGGAATGAGAGGGAAAACGCCCGCTGTAGTACCCAGGCTTTCCACGTTGAAGGCGTCTGCAGCTCAGAACTCCAGGTCCAAGAGCGTGTCCAGTAACGCGCCCGCACCTGCGGCCAAACCGGCACCGAGCGCTACCGCTCCCAGAGTAACCAACTCAAGGGCTCGGCTGCAGTCTGCTCCTGGGAAGCTGGCCAAAAGCCGCGTGATGGCTCCTCCAGCCAGACAGACTTCAGGGCCTGAAGCCGCAGCCCATCCTGGCTCCAGCAGGTCCACTGTAACCGCAAAGAAGAAGGAGATGCCGCAGGTCAGCGAATCCAAGGCAAAGCTGGTGGTGGCAGCAACTGACAACAAAGCCCCTAAACCTCCAGCTAGCCGCTCTTTGAGCCAGTACAGGATGGCTATAGAGACTGCGGATGAAAGGAA GGCAAAGCTGGCCGAGTGGCTTGCATCCAAGGGAAAAACTCTGAAAAGGCCACCGATTGCATCGGCTCTGCCACAGACCGTTTCAAGAGCAGCTCCTTCTAAATCATTACCAAAACCTGAAGCAGTCACCGAGGCCGGAGACAATCCAGAAACGGAACCCGTCACTCAACGGGATTCCGATCCGGAAATTCCCCTGGTACAACAGCCCGAATCCAGCCCTGAAGCAGATGCGAAGCCTGAATCTGACCCTAAAGGAGCACCCGAGACTGCTCCCTTTTCCAGCTCAGACATTATGAACACTACCCTGGACTTGCTGGAGAACTCAGAAATGGACCTGCCAGTGGATCCAGAAATCAGAATGACTGAC GTGGTTGTTAATCTTTGCAAAGTCATGGAAGCCATGCAGGGTCCCTCATCCAGCGAGAACG ATGCACAGGTCCAAGGAGATGGTGAAGGAAGGATTTTGGAGATGGATAACCAGATGGATACGCTGGCAGAGACGAGTAAAGAGGAAGCCGATTTGGAAAGCGAGATGCATGGAACAGAGGAAGTGAAGGCCGAAGGAAAGAGCTCGGTGAAGAAAAGCGTGAAAATGGAGTGCGCGGATGAGATGGACGACGATGAGGAGGATCAGAGTGAAACCGCACCGGAGGGAGCGTCGGTGGTGAGGTACAGCGTGAAGACCACGCCCTACCTGCAGAG CATGAAGCAGCGGATCCAGAGCGAGGCGGCGGCGTCGGGCAGCGGGGGGAAGCGTAGAAGCGCCATCAAAGACCTGAAGTTCCTGACGCCAGTGCGGCGCTCGGTCCGGATCCAGCGCGAGTCCGGCCGGCTGCCGGGGATGCTGGCGGACCACGACCCCTGCGTGGCGTCGCTGGCCGAACTCGTCCGGCTGGATGACGACGCCAACGCCTACATCTACAGGAAGAACCCCGCCCTGCTGGAGGACCTGCCCGACCAGCCAGAGGGCCAGGGGAGGTTCTGa
- the LOC135263524 gene encoding RAC-beta serine/threonine-protein kinase-like, producing the protein MNEVSVVREGWLHKRGEYIKTWRPRYFILKSDGSFIGYKEKPETSDLSLPPLNNFSVAECQLMKTERPRPNTFVIRCLQWTTVIERTFHVENNEEREEWMRAIQAVTNGLKTREEEEPMDIKFGSPSDCSGMEEMEVAMSKSRSKVTMSDFDYLKLLGKGTFGKVILVKEKATGMYYAMKILRKEVIIAKDEVAHTVTESRVLQNTRHPFLTTLKHAFQTHDRLCFVMEYANGGELFFHLSRERVFTEDRARFYGAEIVSALEYLHSRDVVYRDLKLENLMLDKDGHIKITDFGLCKEGITDGATMKTFCGTPEYLAPEVLEDNDYGRAVDWWGLGVVMYEMMCGRLPFYNQDHERLFELILMEEIRFPRNLSPEAKALLAGLLKKDPKQRLGGGPDDAKDVMTHKFFTAINWQDVLQRKLIPPFKPQVTSETDTRYFDDEFTAQTITVTPPDKYDSLDCEDPDQRTHFPQFSYSASIRE; encoded by the exons ATGAACGAGGTCAGCGTCGTCAGAGAGGGATGGCTCCACAAGAGGG GTGAATACATTAAGACCTGGAGGCCTCGTTACTTCATCCTGAAGAGCGATGGCTCCTTCATCGGCTACAAAGAGAAGCCGGAGACATCCGACCTCAGCCTGCCTCCTCTTAACAATTTCTCCGTGGCAG AGTGCCAGCTAATGAAGACAGAGCGACCGAGGCCCAACACCTTTGTCATCCGCTGCCTGCAGTGGACCACCGTCATCGAGCGCACCTTCCACGTGGAGAACAATGAGGAGAG GGAGGAGTGGATGCGGGCGATCCAGGCGGTGACGAATGGCCTGAAGAcacgggaggaggaggagcccatGGACATTAAGTTCGGCTCGCCCAGCGACTGCAGCGgcatggaggagatggaggtggCCATGTCCAAGTCTCGCTCCAAAGTG aCGATGAGCGACTTTGACTACCTGAAGCTCCTGGGGAAGGGCACCTTTGGAAAGGTGATCCTGGTGAAGGAGAAGGCCACGGGGATGTACTACGCCATGAAGATCCTGCGCAAGGAGGTCATCATTGCAAAG GACGAGGTGGCCCATACAGTGACAGAAAGCAGGGTCCTGCAGAACACCAGGCACCCCTTCCTCACG ACACTAAAACATGCTTTTCAAACGCATGATCGGCTGTGCTTTGTGATGGAATACGCCAATGGAGGAGAG CTGTTTTTCCACCTTTCCCGGGAGCGTGTGTTCACGGAGGACCGGGCCCGTTTCTATGGCGCCGAGATCGTGTCGGCATTGGAGTACCTGCACTCGCGGGACGTGGTGTACAGGGATCTGAAG ctggAGAACCTCATGCTGGATAAAGACGGCCATATTAAGATCACAGATTTCGGCCTGTGTAAAGAGGGCATCACTGATGGTGCCACCATGAAGACCTTCTGTGGCACACCTGAGTACCTGGCACCTGAG GTGCTGGAGGATAACGACTATGGGCGGGCGGTGGACTGGTGGGGGCTGGGCGTGGTCATGTACGAGATGATGTGCGGCCGGCTGCCTTTCTACAACCAGGACCACGAGCGGCTGTTCGAGCTCATCCTGATGGAGGAGATCCGCTTCCCCCGAAACCTCTCCCCAGAGGCCAAGGCCCTGCTGGCCGGCCTGCTCAAGAAGGACCCCAAGcagag gctcGGAGGGGGTCCTGACGATGCCAAAGACGTGATGACACACAAGTTCTTCACCGCCATCAACTGGCAGGATGTTCTGCAGAGAAAG ctgatcCCGCCCTTCAAGCCCCAGGTGACCTCAGAGACGGACACGCGCTACTTTGATGACGAGTTCACAGCACAGACCATCACCGTCACGCCGCCAGACAAGT ATGACAGCCTGGACTGTGAGGACCCGGATCAGAGGACACACTTCCCCCAGTTCTCCTACTCCGCCAGCATACGGGAGTGA